A region of Catharus ustulatus isolate bCatUst1 chromosome 9, bCatUst1.pri.v2, whole genome shotgun sequence DNA encodes the following proteins:
- the MAGOH gene encoding protein mago nashi homolog: MASDFYLRYYVGHKGKFGHEFLEFEFRPDGKLRYANNSNYKNDVMIRKEAYVHKSVMEELKRIIDDSEITKEDDALWPPPDRVGRQELEIVIGDEHISFTTSKIGSLIDVNQSKDPEGLRVFYYLVQDLKCLVFSLIGLHFKIKPI; this comes from the exons aTGGCGAGCGACTTTTACCTGCGCTACTACGTGGGGCACAAGGGGAAGTTCGGACACGAGTTCCTCGAGTTCGAATTCCGGCCGGACG GGAAGCTGCGCTACGCCAACAACAGCAACTACAAGAACGATGTGATGATCCGGAAAGAG GCTTACGTGCACAAGAGTGTGATGGAGGAGCTGAAGAGAATAATCGACGACAGTGAAATCACAAAGGAAGATGATGCTCTGTGGCCTCCTCCTGACAGGGTGGGCCGACAG gagcTCGAGATAGTAATTGGTGACGAGCACATCTCCTTTACCACGTCAAAAATCGGTTCCCTCATTGATGTAAATCAGTCCAA AGATCCAGAAGGCTTGAGAGTGTTCTACTACCTGGTCCAGGACCTTAAGTGTCTCGTCTTCAGTCTTATTGGACTCCACTTCAAGATTAAGCCAATTTAA